A window of the Macrobrachium rosenbergii isolate ZJJX-2024 chromosome 43, ASM4041242v1, whole genome shotgun sequence genome harbors these coding sequences:
- the LOC136828977 gene encoding piggyBac transposable element-derived protein 3-like yields the protein MKEDLDHLTPLELFETIMFPDIYDHIVRETVRYATASRNKLDFVFSVDELKSLIGILLLSSYHKLPSERHYWSKDEDLGVSIVKKAMSRNKFQVLKSVVHFCDNADAENNKGDKGFKVRSLISKLQKSFIQYRVFEECISVGEMMVKYYGHNSLKQFIQVKPIRFGYKLWALCGTSGYCYNFDLYCGKNPQLHKNDEIALGSKVVLKMLEAVADPESHTVFFDNYFTGYEFLVHLRNIGFQASGTLRENRLKNCTLKSTNDMKKETRGSMTTGLTPMKKY from the coding sequence atgaaagaagacttGGATCACCTAACACCTCTGGAATTATTTGAAACAATAATGTTCCCAGATATTTATGATCACATTGTGAGGGAAACTGTTCGTTATGCCAcggccagcagaaacaaactggaTTTTGTGTTCAGTGTAGATGAATTGAAATCTCTGATAGGAATTCTTCTTTTGTCAAGTTACCACAAATTACCATCGGAGAGGCATTATTGGTCAAAAGATGAAGACTTGGGTGTCTCTATTGTAAAAAAAGCAATGTCTCggaataaatttcaagttttgaagagtgttgtgcatttctgtgataatgcagatgcagaaaataacaaaggggaTAAAGGATTCAAAGTAAGAAGCCTGATTTCGAAGCTTCAGAAATCATTTATTCAATATAGAGTATTTGAGGAATGCATTAGTGTTGGcgaaatgatggtaaaatattatGGGCATAACTCCCTGAAGCAGTTTATCCAGGTGAAACCTATTAGGTTTGGATATAAACTTTGGGCGCTTTGTGGGACCTCAGgctactgttataattttgatctttACTGTGGTAAGAATCCTCAACTACATAAGAATGATGAAATAGCATTGGGTTCAAAAGTTGTCTTGAAGATGCTTGAAGCTGTAGCAGATCCGGAATCTCATACTGtcttttttgataattattttactggTTATGAATTTTTAGTTCACCTACGAAATATTGGTTTTCAAGCGTCGGGAACACTCAGAGAAAATCGTTTGAAGAACTGTACATTGAAATcaacaaatgatatgaaaaaagaaacaagaggctCTATGACTACAGGTTTGACACCAATGAAGAAGTACTGA